Proteins encoded within one genomic window of Prosthecobacter fusiformis:
- a CDS encoding beta-ketoacyl synthase N-terminal-like domain-containing protein: MSRIAITAAEAACALGDTLDSSLATWTAGRSGLTHCDGLLAGRIADRSLLKGRRYGAASNLAVQVARKAVAKAGWSEEELRKCWLFAASSRGNAGELLGSHAWRRPSRRFSASNTLHSEIAAAVSIELGIHGPWQMISNGCSAGLDALGLGWMAMKAGMTQRVLVVAVDLPLYPELLRDFEDTRLLSKNGMNDPLSPATSGFHPGEAGVAITLEAGGAGPAMLQYGANSDAYDSLVIPEDGAGLAELLAGFDKPNLVCPHATGTPNHAVAEMNALHRAYESVPPLLLLKPFTGHTLGASGLLDVALMAEALRRGGLPGNLAGLTCPEGLSLNVPASPQRVLKIASGMGGHNAAVMLGGE, encoded by the coding sequence GTGAGCCGCATCGCCATCACTGCTGCCGAGGCCGCCTGTGCCCTGGGAGATACTTTGGATTCCAGTCTGGCCACGTGGACGGCGGGAAGGAGCGGACTGACACACTGTGATGGTCTGCTGGCAGGAAGGATCGCGGACCGCAGTTTGCTGAAAGGTCGCCGCTATGGGGCGGCAAGCAATCTGGCAGTGCAAGTGGCCAGAAAGGCGGTGGCCAAGGCGGGATGGAGCGAGGAGGAACTACGCAAGTGCTGGCTCTTTGCTGCCAGCAGTCGTGGCAATGCAGGTGAACTGCTGGGTAGCCACGCATGGCGGCGGCCCTCACGGCGATTCAGCGCGAGCAACACCCTGCATAGCGAGATCGCTGCGGCAGTCAGCATCGAACTGGGTATCCACGGGCCTTGGCAGATGATTTCGAATGGATGCTCGGCGGGGCTGGATGCGCTGGGCCTGGGCTGGATGGCGATGAAGGCAGGAATGACGCAACGCGTACTGGTGGTGGCGGTGGACCTGCCTTTATACCCGGAACTGCTGCGCGACTTCGAGGATACGCGTCTGCTTTCCAAGAATGGGATGAATGATCCGCTATCCCCTGCGACGAGTGGTTTTCACCCAGGGGAAGCAGGCGTGGCGATCACTCTGGAGGCTGGGGGTGCAGGGCCTGCCATGCTGCAATATGGAGCCAACAGTGATGCCTATGATTCCCTGGTGATCCCGGAGGATGGAGCGGGCTTGGCTGAATTGCTGGCGGGTTTTGATAAACCGAATCTGGTCTGCCCGCATGCCACCGGGACGCCGAATCACGCTGTGGCGGAGATGAATGCCCTGCATCGGGCCTATGAATCAGTGCCGCCGTTGCTGCTGCTGAAGCCTTTCACGGGCCATACCCTGGGGGCCAGCGGTCTGCTGGATGTGGCGCTGATGGCGGAGGCACTGCGCCGGGGCGGGCTGCCGGGGAATCTGGCGGGGCTTACTTGTCCTGAGGGCCTTTCTTTAAACGTTCCGGCGTCTCCTCAGCGGGTGCTAAAGATCGCCTCCGGCATGGGCGGGCACAATGCAGCGGTGATGCTGGGCGGGGAATGA
- a CDS encoding FAD-binding oxidoreductase, with protein sequence MNSITANHAETLRALLSPDRVLTEAEDILPYSFDGTAALKVKPGAVVFPQTSEEVAACVKLAREANIPVVTRGSGTGLSGGSVPMQGCLVICLVQMDKILEVDEKNLTMRAQCGVITKEIDDTAAKVGLFYPPDPGSMKISTIGGNVAENSGGLRGLKYGVTRDYVMGLQVVLPDGTLTWLGNKCVKDVAGYSMKDLFIGSEGTLGIITEVLIKLLPRPVARKTMLALYDRLESAAETISAIIAAKIIPCTLEFLDRTTVQCVEDYAKIGLPTDVEALVLMETDGHPIVVQEEAEQMMQLARLNGAREVRAAADEAEGAKLASARRNAFSALARVRPTTILEDVTVPRTELAHMVTYIRECAIRHNLKVGTFGHLGDGNLHPTFLTDERDHEEMHRVEAALEEIVNETLRLGGTVTGEHGVGLAKKAFVRRQLGDGSYELMRSIKRALDPQCLLNPGKIFDL encoded by the coding sequence GTGAATTCCATCACTGCCAACCATGCGGAGACTCTTCGCGCCCTGCTTTCCCCGGACCGTGTATTGACTGAGGCCGAGGACATCCTGCCGTACAGCTTTGACGGGACGGCTGCGCTGAAGGTAAAACCTGGCGCAGTGGTTTTCCCACAGACCTCTGAAGAAGTGGCGGCTTGTGTGAAGCTGGCACGGGAAGCGAACATCCCTGTGGTGACGAGAGGATCTGGAACGGGATTGAGCGGCGGGAGCGTGCCTATGCAAGGCTGCCTGGTGATCTGTTTGGTGCAGATGGACAAGATCCTGGAGGTGGATGAAAAAAACCTGACCATGCGTGCGCAGTGCGGGGTGATCACCAAGGAGATCGATGACACTGCGGCGAAGGTGGGGCTGTTTTATCCGCCGGACCCCGGGAGCATGAAGATCAGCACCATCGGAGGCAATGTGGCCGAGAATAGTGGCGGTCTTCGCGGCCTCAAATACGGGGTGACGCGGGACTATGTGATGGGCCTGCAGGTGGTGCTGCCGGACGGGACACTGACGTGGTTGGGCAACAAGTGTGTGAAGGATGTAGCCGGGTATTCGATGAAGGATCTTTTCATCGGCAGCGAGGGTACACTGGGGATCATCACCGAGGTTCTCATCAAGCTGTTGCCCCGGCCTGTGGCCAGGAAGACGATGCTGGCTCTCTATGACCGGCTGGAATCTGCCGCGGAGACGATCAGTGCGATCATCGCGGCGAAGATCATTCCCTGTACGCTGGAGTTTCTGGACCGGACGACGGTGCAATGCGTGGAAGATTATGCCAAGATCGGCCTGCCGACGGATGTGGAGGCTCTGGTGCTGATGGAGACGGACGGGCATCCCATCGTGGTCCAGGAAGAGGCGGAGCAAATGATGCAACTGGCGCGCCTGAACGGTGCCCGTGAAGTGCGTGCGGCGGCGGATGAAGCAGAGGGCGCGAAGCTGGCCTCCGCCCGGCGCAATGCCTTTTCCGCCCTGGCGCGGGTGAGGCCGACGACCATCCTGGAAGATGTAACGGTGCCACGCACGGAACTGGCCCACATGGTGACCTACATCCGCGAATGCGCCATACGCCATAACCTGAAGGTGGGCACGTTTGGCCATTTGGGAGATGGTAATTTGCACCCGACTTTCCTGACCGATGAAAGAGACCATGAAGAAATGCACCGGGTGGAGGCAGCCTTGGAGGAGATCGTGAATGAAACCCTGCGCCTAGGCGGGACGGTCACGGGCGAGCACGGGGTGGGGCTGGCCAAGAAAGCCTTTGTGCGGCGGCAATTGGGAGATGGGAGCTATGAACTGATGAGGAGCATCAAACGAGCGCTGGATCCGCAGTGTCTGCTGAATCCAGGAAAGATTTTTGATCTGTGA
- a CDS encoding YoaK family protein translates to MISKLPSWIWAGAWALAFVAGMVNVVGLLGFEHQAVTHLTGTTSMLAAAVAELDGASALHLAAVLFSFMAGTVLSGYIIQDSTLQLGRRYGIALLLESFLLCLSVPLLNWGSPSGMYAASCACGLQNAMVSAYSGAAIRTTHLSGMFTDLGIFLGHFLRGLPVDSRRLWLCVLIISGFFCGGIVGALAFRWISYSALLIPGVLTALTAAGYILHQWRTRPAG, encoded by the coding sequence ATGATCTCCAAACTCCCCTCCTGGATCTGGGCAGGAGCATGGGCTTTGGCCTTCGTCGCAGGCATGGTGAATGTCGTTGGGTTATTAGGTTTTGAGCATCAGGCAGTCACTCACCTGACCGGCACCACCTCCATGCTCGCCGCAGCGGTGGCCGAGCTGGATGGGGCTTCGGCACTCCACCTTGCCGCAGTACTTTTCTCCTTCATGGCAGGCACTGTCTTAAGCGGCTACATCATCCAGGACAGTACCCTCCAGCTAGGCCGCCGTTATGGCATCGCGTTGTTGCTGGAATCCTTCCTTCTGTGCCTCTCGGTCCCGCTGTTGAACTGGGGCAGCCCGTCCGGAATGTATGCCGCCTCCTGCGCCTGTGGTCTTCAGAATGCCATGGTCAGTGCTTACAGCGGTGCAGCTATCCGCACCACCCACCTGTCCGGCATGTTTACAGATCTCGGCATCTTCCTCGGCCACTTCCTCAGGGGTTTGCCTGTGGATTCACGCCGTCTCTGGCTGTGCGTGCTCATTATTTCCGGCTTCTTCTGCGGCGGCATCGTCGGTGCCTTGGCCTTTCGCTGGATCAGCTATTCCGCCCTGCTTATTCCAGGAGTACTCACGGCCTTAACAGCAGCCGGATACATCCTGCATCAATGGCGCACCCGGCCTGCTGGCTGA
- a CDS encoding ABC transporter ATP-binding protein, with translation MKTILRVFSYLRRYPVMAAAQLFCAITGTLMVVVFPAVTREVLDVVVPKAQWERLTPLILMALGAYFAQHLFNSLRIMLNNTFEQKVIYDLRSDLYQRLQTLPLRWFDNRPTGDIMTTVGEDIPSVERVLIDGIEQGLVAVIQIAVVGAFMFQADVTLAMWALVPIPFLAAGAMAYTRTSKDRHRAVRRASSGMNSLLHDNVAGMRQIKAYAMEKEELSRFNGASETLKQASLHVMRIWAMYRPGMHFLTSFGMVLVLWVGAKGLMEGRIEKGDLAAFLLLLKFFYDPIEQLHQLNQIIQGGRAAGERVFDILDTEPETDTTEGRKLTEIKGHVKYEDVGFSYGGKIPTVHGIRLEAQPGQTIALVGPTGAGKSTLINLLTRFYEYDEGVITIDGAPVHELNKAWLRSSIGYVTQESFLFNGTVRENLVIGRRNATDEELWQVLESANADAFVRRLDKGLDTRVGERGVKLSVGEKQRISIARALLRNPPILLLDEATASVDTETERQIQTALDRLMENRTSFVIAHRLSTVRHADRIYVLERGQIIEQGTHDELVSQGGLYARLCRTSLIEA, from the coding sequence TTGAAAACCATCCTTCGCGTCTTTTCCTACCTGCGCCGTTATCCGGTGATGGCTGCTGCGCAGCTTTTTTGTGCTATCACGGGTACGCTGATGGTGGTGGTTTTCCCCGCAGTGACGAGGGAGGTGCTGGATGTGGTGGTGCCGAAGGCGCAATGGGAGCGACTGACCCCGCTGATCCTCATGGCGCTGGGGGCGTATTTTGCCCAGCATTTGTTTAACAGCCTGCGCATCATGCTAAACAATACCTTTGAGCAGAAGGTGATCTATGACCTGCGCAGTGATCTCTACCAGAGGCTGCAAACACTGCCGCTGAGGTGGTTCGACAACCGCCCGACGGGAGACATCATGACCACGGTGGGGGAGGATATCCCGAGCGTGGAGCGGGTGCTGATTGATGGCATTGAGCAGGGGCTGGTGGCGGTGATCCAGATCGCGGTGGTGGGTGCCTTCATGTTTCAAGCGGATGTAACGCTGGCGATGTGGGCGCTGGTGCCGATCCCTTTTTTAGCTGCGGGAGCAATGGCCTATACGCGCACATCCAAGGACCGGCATCGTGCGGTGAGGCGCGCCAGCAGCGGCATGAACAGCCTACTACATGACAACGTGGCCGGGATGCGCCAGATCAAAGCCTACGCGATGGAGAAAGAGGAGCTGTCCCGTTTTAATGGAGCGAGTGAAACGCTGAAACAGGCCTCTCTGCATGTGATGCGCATCTGGGCCATGTACCGGCCCGGGATGCACTTTTTGACCAGCTTCGGCATGGTGCTGGTTCTGTGGGTGGGCGCGAAAGGACTGATGGAAGGGCGCATCGAAAAAGGGGATCTGGCGGCTTTCCTCCTGCTGCTGAAGTTTTTCTACGACCCCATCGAGCAACTGCATCAGCTCAACCAGATCATTCAGGGAGGGCGGGCTGCTGGTGAGCGTGTTTTCGATATTCTGGATACCGAACCTGAAACGGATACGACCGAAGGCCGCAAGCTGACGGAGATCAAAGGGCACGTGAAGTATGAAGACGTGGGCTTCAGCTATGGTGGCAAAATCCCGACGGTGCACGGCATCCGCCTGGAAGCGCAGCCGGGGCAGACCATCGCCCTGGTGGGGCCGACCGGGGCTGGTAAGTCCACGCTGATCAACCTGCTAACCCGTTTTTATGAATACGATGAAGGTGTGATCACCATCGACGGAGCGCCGGTTCATGAATTGAACAAGGCCTGGCTGAGAAGCAGCATCGGGTATGTGACACAGGAGAGTTTTCTCTTCAATGGGACGGTGCGGGAGAATCTGGTGATTGGCCGACGCAATGCCACTGACGAAGAGCTGTGGCAGGTATTGGAGAGTGCCAATGCGGATGCCTTTGTGAGGCGGCTGGACAAAGGCCTGGATACACGGGTGGGAGAGCGCGGAGTGAAGCTGAGTGTGGGGGAAAAGCAGCGCATCAGCATCGCGCGGGCGCTTTTGCGAAATCCGCCGATCCTGCTGCTGGACGAGGCAACAGCCAGCGTGGACACAGAGACAGAACGGCAAATCCAGACTGCCCTGGATCGGCTGATGGAAAACCGCACGAGCTTTGTGATCGCCCACCGCCTAAGCACAGTCAGGCATGCGGACCGGATTTATGTGCTGGAGCGTGGCCAGATCATTGAACAAGGAACCCACGATGAGCTGGTGAGCCAGGGCGGACTGTACGCGCGGCTTTGCCGGACATCCTTGATTGAGGCTTGA
- a CDS encoding glutaredoxin family protein — MTPILYVKTGCPWCDDVISYMEANEVPFERVVVSGNPEAMKEMIALSGQSKAPTMDWDGEVLADFGVDELIPFLKAHQAG, encoded by the coding sequence ATGACTCCGATCCTGTATGTGAAAACTGGCTGCCCGTGGTGTGATGATGTGATCTCTTACATGGAGGCGAATGAGGTGCCGTTTGAACGGGTGGTCGTCTCAGGAAATCCGGAGGCGATGAAGGAGATGATCGCGCTATCTGGGCAGAGCAAGGCACCGACCATGGACTGGGATGGCGAGGTGCTGGCAGATTTTGGGGTCGATGAACTGATTCCATTTTTGAAGGCCCACCAGGCAGGTTGA
- a CDS encoding methyltransferase: MTDLTASPVTDPLSIYRYRDGLYAVDLVTAALSLDFFTWLAAHPSTLAEICVHHGFKERPADVMMTLFVTNSWVRCNGSTFHLTPTGQEHLCSGSEWFLGPYYASLHDRPIARDFIQVLRTGKPAGWSGDKAAFDWHKAMEQEDFARSFTAAMDCRGRYLAQALAKKLDLTGRNRLLDIGAGSGIYACSIAAQHPHLSAVVFDQAPVDRIAGKLITERGCADRVTVTTGNMFDGLPTDCDVHLFSNVLHDWDVNEVRQLLAISHASLPPGGLLIIHDAFINADKTGPLHVAEYSCLLMHSTQGKCYSTGEYAALLTEAGFTPGEYQDTVVGRGFMLATRG, encoded by the coding sequence ATGACTGACCTCACTGCGTCTCCCGTCACCGATCCCCTCAGCATTTATCGTTATCGCGATGGCCTTTATGCCGTGGATCTGGTCACTGCCGCCCTCAGCCTGGATTTCTTCACCTGGCTCGCCGCCCATCCCTCCACGCTCGCGGAAATCTGTGTCCATCACGGCTTTAAAGAGCGCCCCGCTGATGTGATGATGACTCTCTTCGTCACCAATAGCTGGGTGCGCTGCAATGGCTCCACCTTCCACCTCACGCCCACCGGCCAGGAACACCTCTGCTCCGGCTCAGAATGGTTCCTCGGGCCTTATTATGCTTCCCTGCATGACCGGCCCATCGCTCGCGATTTCATCCAGGTCCTCCGCACGGGCAAACCCGCCGGCTGGTCCGGGGACAAAGCTGCCTTCGACTGGCATAAAGCCATGGAGCAGGAAGACTTCGCCCGCAGTTTCACTGCCGCCATGGATTGCCGTGGCCGTTACCTGGCCCAGGCATTGGCTAAAAAACTCGACCTCACCGGGCGCAACCGCCTGCTCGATATCGGCGCAGGCTCCGGCATCTATGCCTGCTCCATCGCCGCGCAGCATCCTCATCTGAGCGCCGTTGTCTTCGACCAAGCCCCCGTGGACCGCATCGCCGGAAAACTCATCACTGAGCGTGGCTGCGCAGATCGCGTCACCGTCACCACGGGCAACATGTTCGATGGCCTCCCCACAGATTGTGATGTCCACCTCTTCTCCAATGTCCTTCACGACTGGGATGTGAATGAGGTGCGCCAGTTGCTGGCCATCTCCCACGCCTCTCTTCCTCCTGGTGGCCTCCTCATCATTCACGATGCCTTCATCAATGCGGATAAAACCGGCCCTCTCCACGTCGCCGAATACTCCTGCCTGCTCATGCACTCCACCCAGGGAAAATGCTATAGCACAGGCGAATACGCAGCCCTCCTAACGGAGGCCGGTTTCACCCCTGGCGAATACCAGGATACCGTCGTCGGGCGTGGTTTCATGCTCGCCACCCGTGGTTAA
- a CDS encoding cation transporter, with protein sequence MKYTLIASLLFLASFAQAETTVTLEGVHNCCKGCTNGIVKSAAGIKDTTVTAEGKTVTITAKSQANAKKAVAAIMEAGYYGKPSDESAAPSASSSAKKLTDVTVTGAHLCCQKCVNAMTAAVKDVPGVTGYTIENKAKTFTVQGEFTESDLLASMNKAGFHGTVK encoded by the coding sequence ATGAAATACACCCTCATCGCTTCGCTCCTCTTTTTAGCCTCCTTCGCCCAGGCGGAAACCACCGTCACGCTCGAAGGCGTGCACAACTGCTGCAAAGGCTGCACCAACGGCATCGTCAAATCCGCGGCTGGCATCAAAGACACCACCGTCACCGCCGAGGGCAAGACTGTCACTATCACCGCTAAGTCCCAGGCCAACGCCAAAAAAGCCGTCGCTGCCATCATGGAGGCTGGATATTACGGCAAGCCTTCCGATGAATCTGCCGCTCCTAGCGCATCCTCATCTGCTAAAAAACTCACGGATGTCACCGTCACCGGGGCTCACCTTTGCTGCCAGAAATGTGTCAATGCCATGACCGCCGCCGTCAAAGACGTCCCCGGTGTCACCGGATACACCATCGAAAACAAAGCCAAGACCTTCACCGTCCAGGGCGAATTTACCGAGTCTGACCTCCTCGCCTCCATGAACAAGGCTGGTTTCCACGGCACAGTGAAGTAA
- the ileS gene encoding isoleucine--tRNA ligase has protein sequence MSAEPAPAKNYKDTVLLPKTDFPMKADLVAREPQRLAKWQEGKLYQRIQAQSKGKPTFILHDGPPFANGDVHMGTALNKILKDLIVKSKTMAGFHAPFIPGWDCHGLPIEFKVVKQAAGLTPVEVRQRSEAEARKYIDIQRNSFKRLGVFGDWENPYLTLNPGYEAGILRTFGKAVEQNLVYRMKRPVLWSYGAQTALAEAEVEYKEKTSPAVFVKFALPNDSALVIWTTTPWTLPANLAIALHPEFEYTAGTFIHENGRTEKLTIATSRVEAFSASTGFKLDAEQPVTKLKGKDLAGQEAQHPFLPRTSKVINTLFVTDDTGTGAVHIAPGHGADDYQAGREHGLDILSPVDADGKYTAEVGLPEFVGKHVFQSNEGIIALLEEKGALLGNEKYVHQYPHCWRSKTPIIFRAVEQFFIKIDDIRARALTEIDKVTWLPAWGRNRIYGTVESRPDWCISRQRTWGVPLPVFYTAEGTIIMDTAIIGKVADIVEKQGTNLWFEKDDAWWADAVGLPADTKRGNDTLDVWIDSGCSHVSVLDQHPELHAPADMYIEATDQHRGWFQSSLMMSIVARNAAPYKSVITHGFVVDTSGKKISKSDQGAAGKSAKPMTADHYYNTYGADMVRLWVASVDYQNEVPFSEDLFKQNSENYRRIRNTLRVLLGNLHDEPKNQESKNPGSTLIDRWILERLHTLTKDCVEAYATYDFRKVFTLVNQFITGDLSSLYIDITKDRMYCDAADSPRRRATQAAIREITETLCRLLAPILAFTADEAWEHLGHADSLHMELFPQPNPDFAPSEDAATAVDQLLQARAVIQQAIEKARQEKKIGSNLEATVSLTLPEKGFDHTVFGDLGTLQEFFILSDLNITKSGTDLAASVTVCTNPKCARCWKLLPDVGTVEAHPTLCVRCAEAVS, from the coding sequence ATGAGCGCCGAGCCAGCCCCCGCCAAAAATTACAAAGACACCGTCCTCCTGCCGAAGACCGATTTCCCCATGAAGGCGGACCTCGTCGCCCGGGAGCCTCAGCGTCTGGCCAAGTGGCAGGAAGGCAAGCTTTACCAGCGCATCCAGGCCCAGTCCAAAGGCAAGCCCACCTTCATCCTTCATGACGGCCCACCCTTCGCCAATGGCGACGTGCACATGGGCACCGCCCTGAACAAGATCCTCAAGGACCTCATCGTGAAGTCCAAGACCATGGCCGGCTTCCACGCGCCCTTCATCCCCGGCTGGGACTGCCACGGCCTGCCCATCGAGTTCAAAGTTGTCAAACAAGCCGCCGGTCTCACCCCTGTGGAAGTCCGCCAGCGCTCCGAGGCAGAAGCCCGCAAATACATCGACATCCAGCGCAACAGCTTCAAGCGCCTCGGCGTCTTCGGCGACTGGGAGAACCCCTATCTTACCCTCAATCCCGGTTATGAAGCCGGGATCCTTCGCACCTTCGGCAAGGCCGTGGAGCAAAACCTCGTCTATCGTATGAAGCGCCCCGTCCTCTGGAGCTACGGTGCCCAGACTGCCCTCGCTGAGGCTGAGGTCGAATACAAAGAGAAGACTAGCCCCGCTGTCTTCGTCAAATTTGCGCTGCCAAATGACTCCGCCCTCGTCATCTGGACCACCACCCCCTGGACCCTCCCGGCCAACCTCGCCATCGCCCTCCATCCGGAGTTCGAATACACCGCCGGCACCTTCATCCACGAAAACGGCCGCACGGAAAAACTCACCATCGCCACCTCCCGTGTCGAGGCTTTCTCCGCCAGCACCGGATTCAAGCTCGATGCCGAGCAGCCCGTCACGAAGCTGAAAGGCAAGGACCTCGCAGGCCAGGAAGCGCAGCATCCCTTCCTCCCCCGCACGTCCAAAGTCATCAACACCCTCTTTGTCACCGATGACACCGGCACCGGTGCCGTCCACATCGCCCCAGGCCATGGCGCGGACGACTATCAAGCCGGGCGGGAGCACGGTCTCGACATCCTCTCCCCGGTGGATGCCGATGGCAAATACACCGCCGAGGTCGGCCTGCCCGAGTTCGTCGGCAAACACGTCTTCCAGAGCAATGAAGGCATCATCGCCCTCCTCGAAGAAAAAGGTGCTCTCTTGGGTAACGAAAAGTATGTCCACCAGTACCCTCACTGCTGGCGCTCCAAGACGCCCATCATCTTCCGTGCCGTCGAGCAGTTCTTCATCAAGATCGACGACATCCGCGCCCGTGCCCTGACCGAGATCGACAAAGTCACCTGGCTGCCCGCTTGGGGACGTAACCGCATCTACGGGACGGTGGAAAGCCGCCCGGACTGGTGCATCAGTCGCCAGCGCACCTGGGGCGTCCCGCTTCCCGTCTTTTACACAGCGGAAGGCACCATCATCATGGACACCGCCATCATCGGTAAGGTGGCTGACATTGTCGAAAAACAGGGCACCAATCTCTGGTTCGAAAAAGACGACGCCTGGTGGGCGGACGCCGTCGGCCTGCCTGCGGACACCAAGCGTGGAAACGACACCCTCGACGTCTGGATCGACTCCGGCTGCAGCCACGTATCCGTGCTCGATCAGCACCCCGAGCTCCATGCCCCGGCTGACATGTACATTGAGGCCACCGACCAGCATCGCGGCTGGTTCCAGAGCAGCCTCATGATGAGTATCGTCGCCCGCAATGCCGCTCCATATAAGAGCGTCATCACCCACGGCTTCGTCGTGGACACCAGCGGCAAAAAGATCAGCAAGAGCGACCAGGGTGCAGCAGGCAAAAGCGCCAAACCCATGACCGCCGACCACTACTACAACACCTACGGTGCCGATATGGTCCGCCTCTGGGTTGCAAGCGTGGACTACCAAAACGAGGTGCCCTTCTCTGAAGATCTCTTCAAACAGAACAGCGAAAACTACCGCCGCATCCGCAACACGTTACGCGTCTTGTTAGGCAATCTTCATGACGAGCCCAAAAATCAGGAATCAAAAAATCCAGGTTCGACTCTAATCGACCGCTGGATACTCGAGCGTCTCCATACCCTCACCAAGGACTGTGTGGAAGCCTACGCCACTTACGATTTCCGCAAAGTCTTCACCCTAGTGAACCAGTTCATCACAGGCGACCTCAGCTCCCTGTACATCGACATCACCAAGGACCGGATGTACTGCGATGCGGCCGACAGCCCGCGCCGTCGCGCCACCCAGGCAGCCATCCGCGAAATCACCGAGACCCTCTGCCGCCTCCTCGCTCCCATCCTTGCCTTCACTGCCGATGAGGCCTGGGAGCATCTGGGTCATGCGGACAGCCTCCACATGGAGCTCTTCCCACAGCCAAATCCCGACTTCGCCCCCAGCGAGGACGCCGCCACAGCCGTGGATCAGCTCCTGCAGGCCCGCGCCGTCATCCAGCAGGCCATCGAAAAAGCCCGTCAGGAAAAGAAAATCGGCTCTAACCTCGAAGCCACCGTCTCCCTCACCCTTCCAGAGAAAGGCTTCGACCACACCGTCTTTGGCGATCTCGGAACCCTGCAGGAATTCTTCATCCTGAGCGACCTCAACATCACCAAGTCCGGCACCGACCTCGCCGCCTCCGTCACCGTCTGCACCAACCCCAAGTGCGCCCGCTGCTGGAAGCTCCTCCCCGATGTCGGCACCGTCGAAGCGCACCCAACCCTCTGCGTCCGCTGCGCCGAAGCCGTGAGTTAA
- a CDS encoding SGNH/GDSL hydrolase family protein — protein sequence MRLLLRSLSVLLFSTLVIRSVEPTNAKELAEKKVAAQKDLSEKFALWKATLPPEQQAWETVLEENLGMGFYLPIYQREKLEGKVTAWDYVEDDPKLPRVLLIGDSISRGYTLATRKALAGTANLHRAPENCGPTTNGLKKLSIWLGQGKWDIIHFNFGIHDRKTPLADYEQRLDAIATQLKATGATVIWASTTPVAEGGMKDATNADIIARNEVAARVMQKHGISINDLYTWIQPDLTTLQNPKDVHFSNAGYTRMAEKVAGSITKIIPTLTTVNTAIIPVGKLEKDGYEWEQRHAEVMEIKDSINPEIILIGDSITHFWGGQPSGDKKGTRGTESWHTLFSDRRVLNLGFGWDRTQNVLKRIQLGELDGLTPKTIIIHIGTNNTSKTVNARNNTPAEIAEGITLIIEKAQTKCPGAKIILMAIFPRGKSATEPRRALLKDINQRLAPLGSKPGVTFLDITEKWLEPDGTLSKDIMPDGVHPSQKGYAIWAEALKAHLP from the coding sequence ATGCGTCTTCTGCTCCGCTCCCTATCTGTCCTCCTTTTCTCTACCCTGGTCATACGTTCTGTAGAACCGACCAACGCCAAAGAACTGGCCGAGAAAAAAGTCGCCGCTCAAAAGGACCTGTCTGAAAAATTCGCCCTCTGGAAAGCCACTCTTCCACCTGAACAGCAGGCCTGGGAAACCGTTTTGGAGGAAAACCTGGGCATGGGTTTTTATCTCCCTATTTATCAGCGGGAGAAACTGGAAGGCAAAGTCACCGCCTGGGATTACGTGGAGGATGATCCCAAGCTCCCCCGCGTCCTGCTGATCGGGGATTCCATCTCACGGGGATATACCCTGGCCACCCGCAAAGCCCTGGCGGGCACGGCCAATCTTCACCGTGCCCCGGAAAATTGCGGCCCCACTACCAACGGCCTCAAAAAACTGTCCATTTGGTTAGGCCAGGGCAAATGGGACATCATTCATTTCAACTTCGGCATCCATGACCGCAAGACTCCCCTGGCCGATTACGAGCAACGGTTGGACGCCATTGCCACCCAACTCAAAGCCACCGGTGCCACAGTCATCTGGGCCAGCACCACACCCGTGGCTGAAGGCGGTATGAAAGACGCTACCAATGCCGATATCATCGCCCGCAACGAAGTCGCCGCGCGCGTCATGCAAAAGCACGGCATCAGCATCAACGATCTTTATACCTGGATCCAGCCTGACCTGACCACGCTGCAAAACCCCAAAGACGTACACTTCAGCAATGCTGGTTATACCCGCATGGCCGAAAAGGTCGCAGGCTCCATCACCAAGATCATTCCCACACTCACCACGGTCAACACCGCCATCATCCCCGTCGGCAAACTGGAAAAGGACGGCTACGAATGGGAGCAGCGTCATGCCGAGGTCATGGAGATCAAGGACAGCATCAACCCCGAAATCATCCTCATTGGTGATTCCATCACCCATTTCTGGGGCGGTCAGCCAAGTGGCGACAAAAAAGGCACCCGCGGCACTGAATCCTGGCATACTCTTTTCAGCGACCGCCGCGTGCTAAATCTCGGATTCGGATGGGACCGCACTCAAAACGTCCTGAAACGCATTCAGTTAGGTGAACTCGATGGTCTTACCCCCAAGACTATCATCATCCACATCGGCACGAACAACACTTCCAAGACCGTCAATGCCCGAAACAATACCCCGGCAGAGATCGCTGAAGGCATCACTCTCATCATTGAAAAAGCCCAGACCAAATGCCCCGGTGCAAAGATCATCCTTATGGCCATCTTCCCCCGTGGAAAATCCGCCACCGAACCCAGACGTGCACTCTTGAAAGACATCAATCAACGCTTGGCACCACTGGGCAGCAAACCAGGCGTCACCTTTCTCGACATCACGGAAAAGTGGCTGGAACCCGATGGCACATTGTCCAAAGACATCATGCCCGATGGCGTCCACCCCAGCCAGAAGGGATATGCCATCTGGGCGGAAGCCTTGAAAGCACACCTGCCATAG